A stretch of the Candidatus Hydrogenedentota bacterium genome encodes the following:
- a CDS encoding alkaline phosphatase D family protein, which yields MMRWCCICCLFLALPMLLTASVRAQNLTVPEVSRDQVICFALYTVHDGVLKLTAQLYPLLPDEERTVRLEIADAGGWKEIARTQVIEAGWTAPFRIAPWDATREVAYRVAHGASAFYTGTIRRDPAEKDEIVVAAFTGNSILPQHGGDIPKSDIVENLIRVKPDLLFFSGDQVYHHTRHYAAWLKFGRDFGAVIRDTPTITIPDDHDVGQSNLWGAGGRQSMVEAGHDGGYFRPVEYVNEVQRAQTSHLPDPFDPTPAERGITVYYTALTWGRISFAIIEDRKWKSGPAGLVPQLGPRPDHVTDPNYDPSLVDVPGASLLGERQLAFLRAWTRDWRNADMKAVLSQTIFCGGAHVHGTWDNRLVADLDSNGWPQHERNRALAEIRKSFSVMIAGDQHLGTIIHHGIDEWNDAGYSMCVPSIANLYLRWWAPFEPGQNRVPGMPEHTGEFKDGFGNRITLWAVANPSPEENHDRLTTRAAGFGVVRFHKKAREITFECWPRNVDVSAPGAHQYPGWPKTIRQADNYGRQPFGHLPELAYPEGSDPVLEVTDQASGELVYALRVTGSSYRPRVFAPGTYTITLDDGKAKKTLEGLEPTPVNADAEQ from the coding sequence ATGATGAGGTGGTGTTGCATATGTTGTCTATTCCTTGCATTGCCGATGCTGCTTACCGCCTCCGTGCGGGCGCAAAACCTGACCGTCCCCGAGGTATCGCGCGATCAGGTCATCTGTTTCGCGCTGTACACGGTACATGACGGGGTGCTGAAGTTGACCGCGCAGTTGTACCCTCTGTTGCCGGATGAGGAGCGGACGGTCCGTCTCGAAATCGCAGACGCTGGAGGTTGGAAAGAAATCGCGCGCACGCAAGTAATCGAGGCGGGTTGGACCGCGCCGTTCCGCATCGCGCCGTGGGACGCCACGCGTGAAGTCGCTTATCGCGTGGCGCATGGCGCGAGCGCGTTCTACACGGGGACGATCCGCCGTGATCCGGCCGAGAAGGACGAGATCGTCGTCGCGGCGTTCACGGGGAACTCGATCCTGCCCCAGCATGGCGGAGATATACCAAAGTCGGACATTGTCGAGAACCTGATACGGGTCAAGCCCGACCTGCTTTTCTTCTCCGGCGATCAGGTGTACCACCACACGCGGCACTACGCGGCGTGGCTGAAATTCGGGCGCGATTTCGGCGCGGTCATCCGGGACACGCCCACTATCACGATCCCGGACGATCACGACGTGGGCCAGTCGAATCTCTGGGGCGCGGGCGGCAGGCAGTCGATGGTCGAGGCGGGCCACGACGGCGGCTATTTCCGTCCGGTCGAGTACGTGAACGAGGTCCAGCGCGCGCAAACGAGCCATCTGCCGGATCCGTTCGATCCCACGCCGGCCGAACGCGGCATCACGGTCTATTACACCGCGCTGACGTGGGGCCGCATCAGTTTCGCGATCATTGAAGACCGGAAATGGAAATCGGGACCGGCGGGACTGGTTCCGCAACTTGGCCCGCGCCCCGACCACGTGACGGACCCGAACTACGACCCGTCGCTCGTGGATGTACCGGGGGCGAGCCTGCTTGGCGAGCGACAGCTCGCGTTTCTGCGCGCGTGGACGCGCGACTGGCGCAACGCTGACATGAAGGCGGTTTTGTCGCAGACCATCTTCTGCGGCGGCGCACACGTGCACGGCACGTGGGACAACCGGCTCGTGGCCGACCTCGACTCAAACGGCTGGCCCCAGCATGAACGCAACCGGGCGCTTGCGGAGATCCGCAAGAGTTTCTCCGTGATGATCGCCGGAGACCAGCATCTCGGCACGATCATCCATCACGGCATCGACGAATGGAACGACGCGGGCTACTCGATGTGCGTGCCATCGATCGCAAACCTGTATCTGCGCTGGTGGGCGCCGTTCGAACCGGGCCAGAACCGCGTGCCGGGCATGCCCGAGCACACGGGCGAGTTCAAGGACGGCTTCGGCAACCGGATCACCCTGTGGGCAGTCGCCAATCCCAGTCCCGAGGAAAATCACGATCGTCTGACCACACGAGCCGCGGGCTTCGGCGTGGTCCGCTTTCACAAGAAGGCACGGGAGATCACGTTCGAATGCTGGCCGCGCAACGTGGACGTCTCCGCGCCGGGCGCGCACCAGTATCCCGGCTGGCCGAAGACGATCCGCCAGGCCGACAACTACGGCAGACAACCCTTCGGGCATCTGCCTGAACTCGCCTACCCGGAAGGCAGCGACCCCGTGCTGGAAGTCACTGACCAGGCGAGCGGCGAACTGGTGTACGCGCTGCGCGTGAC